A genomic window from Microbacterium sp. ET2 includes:
- a CDS encoding Hsp20/alpha crystallin family protein: MATYDPFRDLDRLATSFFDARRGPRRMPMDLYRDGDHYVLTADLPGIDPGSVDIDVDGQLLTIRAERTLSAGDGVKWITREREAASFVRQLNLGQGIDTERISASYSNGVLSVTIPVSEKAKPRKIEVATENGAQVLQAHESASASSAADHPQPVEQ; the protein is encoded by the coding sequence ATGGCAACGTATGACCCGTTCCGTGACCTCGACCGTCTCGCGACGAGCTTCTTCGACGCACGTCGCGGCCCGCGCCGTATGCCGATGGACCTCTATCGCGATGGCGACCACTACGTGCTGACCGCCGACCTGCCCGGCATCGACCCCGGCTCGGTCGACATCGACGTGGACGGTCAGCTGCTGACCATCCGCGCGGAGCGCACCCTCAGCGCCGGTGACGGCGTGAAGTGGATCACGCGCGAGCGCGAGGCCGCCAGCTTCGTACGCCAGTTGAACCTCGGCCAGGGCATCGACACAGAGCGCATCTCGGCGAGCTACAGCAACGGCGTGCTCAGCGTCACCATCCCAGTGAGCGAGAAGGCCAAGCCGCGCAAGATCGAGGTCGCCACCGAGAACGGCGCGCAGGTTCTGCAGGCGCACGAGAGCGCGTCCGCCTCGAGTGCGGCAGATCACCCGCAGCCTGTCGAGCAGTAG
- a CDS encoding MarR family winged helix-turn-helix transcriptional regulator, translated as MNDRRLAVEAWESLFRAQHELFADLGRDFSDAPLQQGEYDVLLTVTRAPDMTARLRDITRLMLVSQPSVSRLVDRMVARGYVTKCPDPDDGRGSLVRATEAGARAFRDVARVHAAHIAERMSALSEAELAQLRELTTKLRMHDTPVG; from the coding sequence GTGAACGATCGTCGCCTGGCCGTCGAGGCGTGGGAAAGCCTTTTTCGTGCGCAGCATGAGCTCTTCGCCGACCTGGGCCGCGATTTCAGCGACGCGCCGCTGCAGCAGGGCGAGTACGACGTGCTGCTGACGGTGACCCGGGCACCTGATATGACCGCGCGACTGCGCGACATCACCCGGCTGATGCTGGTGAGTCAGCCCTCGGTCTCGCGCCTGGTCGATCGGATGGTCGCCCGGGGTTACGTCACCAAGTGCCCGGACCCCGATGATGGGCGTGGATCGCTCGTCCGGGCGACGGAGGCCGGCGCCCGCGCATTCCGCGACGTGGCACGGGTGCATGCCGCTCACATCGCCGAGCGGATGTCGGCGCTGAGCGAGGCCGAGCTCGCGCAGCTGCGCGAGCTGACCACCAAGCTCCGGATGCACGACACCCCCGTCGGGTGA
- a CDS encoding DUF2207 domain-containing protein, with amino-acid sequence MPRTRRIAARLLAALVGAAVLTGLAVSSPASGTSDAVVASGNLDDFVFESMDAEYTLGREDDDTSTLRVVETFVAVFPEDQNRGIRRDIPAEYNGQPTFPDLISVTDEAGDPRPSEVETDGDWMTVTSRADGFLSGRQTFVFTYTLRNVTDVFADTSDEFYWDVNGNGWRQPFGEVTATLVVPAELAGALTGAQACYVGGFGAETTCPIEVADSGEGAVVTAGAQDLAPTETLTIAVGFETGTFARFDDSYLASGWGWAQGAAGIAGLGMLGAAIVVNRRSLRGAPGRPTIIAEFTPPPGIDALESALLLGKTAKAIPAEVLEQAVVGSIRILEGEKRWFGGAKLQAELVDASRADRDGRMLLEGLFDDDLRPGEIYEFGGNDTHFSRTAQKILAAGRKELKSRGLYRTVPARVRAWPIVVSLLIGVLIVLFGVFALAGSVDPLLPILPIVLGSGLTVATIAIVSTQPLSATGAEVRDHLAGLKIFIEWAEADRIRMLQTPTGAERRPVDTGDPREMLHLYERLLPYAVVFGQEKEWAQHLAIYYGDDTPGWYVGTTGFNAAAFSVGISSLSATAASSSSSGGSSGGGSAGGGGGGGGGGGV; translated from the coding sequence ATGCCGCGAACGCGTCGGATCGCCGCCCGTCTGCTGGCGGCCCTGGTCGGGGCCGCCGTTCTCACCGGTCTCGCGGTCTCCTCACCCGCATCCGGGACGAGCGATGCGGTCGTCGCGTCAGGGAATCTCGACGACTTCGTCTTCGAGAGCATGGACGCCGAGTACACCCTCGGCCGTGAGGATGACGACACCAGCACCCTGCGCGTCGTCGAGACGTTCGTGGCGGTCTTCCCAGAAGACCAGAACCGCGGGATCCGTCGTGACATCCCGGCCGAGTACAACGGCCAGCCGACCTTCCCCGACCTGATCTCGGTCACCGATGAGGCGGGCGACCCGCGGCCGAGCGAGGTCGAGACCGATGGTGACTGGATGACCGTCACCTCTCGTGCCGACGGCTTCCTCTCGGGGCGCCAGACGTTCGTCTTCACCTACACGCTCCGAAACGTCACCGACGTCTTCGCCGACACCAGCGACGAGTTCTACTGGGACGTCAACGGCAACGGATGGCGCCAGCCCTTCGGCGAGGTCACGGCCACGCTGGTGGTGCCGGCCGAGCTGGCCGGCGCGCTCACCGGTGCGCAGGCGTGCTACGTCGGCGGGTTCGGCGCCGAGACCACGTGTCCGATCGAGGTGGCCGACAGCGGGGAAGGCGCCGTGGTCACCGCCGGCGCTCAGGATCTCGCGCCGACCGAGACGCTCACGATCGCTGTGGGATTCGAAACGGGCACCTTCGCCCGATTCGATGACTCGTATCTCGCGTCGGGGTGGGGGTGGGCGCAGGGAGCGGCCGGCATCGCCGGTCTCGGCATGCTCGGTGCGGCGATCGTGGTCAACCGCCGGTCGCTGCGCGGCGCCCCGGGGCGACCGACGATCATCGCGGAGTTCACACCGCCTCCCGGCATCGACGCCCTCGAGAGCGCGCTGCTTCTCGGCAAGACGGCGAAGGCGATCCCGGCCGAGGTGCTCGAACAGGCGGTGGTCGGCAGCATCCGGATCCTCGAAGGCGAGAAGCGCTGGTTCGGCGGTGCCAAGCTGCAGGCGGAACTGGTCGACGCCAGCCGAGCCGACCGCGATGGACGGATGCTGCTGGAAGGCCTCTTCGACGATGACCTCCGACCCGGCGAGATCTACGAGTTCGGCGGCAATGACACCCATTTCTCCCGCACGGCCCAGAAGATCCTCGCCGCGGGGCGGAAGGAGCTGAAGAGCAGGGGTCTGTACCGCACCGTCCCGGCGCGGGTGAGGGCGTGGCCGATCGTCGTGTCTCTGCTGATCGGAGTGCTGATCGTCCTGTTCGGCGTGTTCGCCCTGGCCGGATCGGTCGACCCCCTCCTGCCGATCCTCCCGATCGTGCTCGGCTCGGGGCTCACGGTCGCCACGATCGCCATCGTGTCGACGCAGCCGCTCAGCGCGACGGGTGCCGAGGTGCGCGACCACCTGGCCGGCCTGAAGATCTTCATCGAGTGGGCGGAGGCCGATCGGATCCGCATGCTGCAGACGCCGACCGGTGCCGAACGACGCCCGGTCGATACCGGCGACCCGCGTGAGATGCTCCACCTCTATGAACGCCTGCTCCCGTACGCGGTGGTCTTCGGCCAGGAGAAGGAGTGGGCCCAGCACCTCGCGATCTACTACGGCGACGACACCCCCGGCTGGTACGTCGGCACAACGGGGTTCAACGCCGCGGCGTTCTCGGTGGGGATCAGCAGCCTGTCCGCCACGGCGGCGTCGTCGTCGAGCTCCGGTGGGTCGAGCGGGGGCGGCTCCGCCGGCGGCGGCGGGGGCGGAGGGGGAGGCGGCGGCGTCTGA
- a CDS encoding TIGR03885 family FMN-dependent LLM class oxidoreductase, which translates to MVVIGFHASHEQIPPSALLRDVQKAEAAGFDAAMCSDHLSPWGVRQAESGYAWSWLAAALATTRLSFGVVTAPGQRYHPVVHAQAIATLGEMFPGRFWAALGSGEAMNEHVTGDPWPEKDVRNARLLESATVMRRLLAGDEVTHDGLIRVDRARVWSRPEVPPPFFAAAVSTETARWAGSWADGFATVAQAPEVLRDVIDAYREGGGAGPLVLQVHVSFAATDAEAIALAKDQWPNGLVSPPEAWDFEQPEDFDRAVGEPDEAELRKAVLVDHDPAALAERIAELVDIGFDRVYLHHVGRDQVDFLAASERGILPRLRELV; encoded by the coding sequence ATGGTCGTCATCGGATTCCACGCCTCGCACGAACAGATTCCGCCGAGCGCGCTGCTGCGCGATGTCCAGAAAGCCGAAGCCGCAGGCTTCGACGCCGCCATGTGCTCCGACCATCTGTCGCCGTGGGGGGTCCGGCAGGCCGAGTCGGGGTATGCCTGGTCGTGGCTGGCTGCCGCCCTCGCGACCACGCGACTGTCTTTCGGCGTGGTGACCGCGCCCGGGCAGCGCTACCACCCGGTGGTGCACGCGCAGGCGATCGCGACACTGGGTGAGATGTTCCCCGGCCGGTTCTGGGCGGCGCTCGGCAGCGGGGAGGCGATGAACGAGCACGTCACCGGTGACCCGTGGCCGGAGAAGGATGTCCGCAACGCCCGCCTCCTCGAGAGCGCCACCGTGATGCGGCGCCTGCTCGCAGGAGACGAGGTGACGCACGACGGCCTCATCCGGGTCGATCGTGCGCGGGTGTGGTCCAGGCCCGAGGTGCCGCCTCCCTTCTTCGCGGCGGCGGTGAGCACGGAGACCGCCCGGTGGGCGGGGTCGTGGGCCGACGGCTTCGCGACGGTCGCCCAGGCGCCAGAGGTGCTGCGCGACGTCATCGACGCGTACCGCGAGGGCGGCGGAGCAGGGCCCCTCGTCCTGCAGGTGCACGTGAGCTTCGCCGCGACCGACGCCGAGGCCATCGCACTGGCGAAGGACCAGTGGCCGAACGGTCTGGTGTCACCACCCGAGGCGTGGGACTTCGAGCAGCCGGAAGACTTCGATCGCGCCGTCGGGGAGCCCGATGAGGCGGAGCTCCGAAAGGCGGTGCTCGTCGATCATGACCCCGCGGCACTCGCCGAGCGGATCGCCGAGCTCGTCGACATCGGCTTCGACCGCGTCTACCTCCATCACGTCGGGCGTGACCAGGTCGATTTCCTCGCTGCGTCCGAGCGCGGCATCCTTCCTCGACTCCGGGAGCTCGTATGA